A genomic region of Bosea sp. 124 contains the following coding sequences:
- the argH gene encoding argininosuccinate lyase, with the protein MESKVSRRLTEKVAQEVCDHIYAPRLARDFRNVFSYMSDLNQAHVLMLARCGLISPQAAKSLAGGLLRMEEEGPEVVELDPQREDAYFNYEAHLIKLIGTDAGGRMHIARSRNDLTAALDRLRARDLLLDASQALLQVEEHALDGAFRFRDAVMPGYTHLQPAQPVTYGFYLAGVAQSFERDHGRLVDAWARTNISPLGAGALAGTTFAIDREAVAASLGFEGLVENTLDAVATRDFGLEILAGLSQIALGWSRVAQDYHVLVSHEFQTVEFPDRVTGTSSIMPQKKNPVVLEHLKGKAGHLLGLYVSSATAVKGTHFTNTIDGNREAMRGVWEAGEETLRCLSLFDLIISTGRPNAPLMKRRVTEDFASATDLADVMVRDADLSFREAHHVVGGVVRAAMDKGLAADGITTEMVDDAAREQLGRPLGLDPEVVRRSLDPVASVAARTLPGGPAPEAVARSVETAQVRLEANRAALAAKRGRLQAARETLKHDLRELAA; encoded by the coding sequence ATGGAATCCAAAGTCAGCCGTCGCCTGACCGAAAAGGTCGCCCAAGAGGTTTGCGACCATATCTACGCGCCGCGGCTTGCGCGGGATTTCCGCAATGTCTTCAGCTATATGAGCGATCTCAATCAGGCGCATGTGCTGATGCTGGCGCGCTGTGGCCTGATTTCCCCGCAGGCGGCCAAGTCGCTCGCCGGGGGCCTGCTGCGGATGGAAGAAGAGGGACCGGAGGTCGTCGAGCTCGATCCGCAGCGCGAGGACGCCTACTTCAATTACGAAGCCCACCTGATCAAGCTGATCGGCACCGATGCGGGCGGACGCATGCATATCGCCCGCAGCCGCAACGACCTGACGGCGGCGCTCGACCGGCTGCGCGCGCGGGATCTGCTGCTCGACGCCAGCCAGGCGCTGCTTCAGGTCGAGGAGCATGCGCTCGACGGCGCCTTCCGATTCCGCGACGCGGTGATGCCGGGCTACACCCATCTCCAGCCGGCCCAGCCGGTGACCTATGGCTTTTATCTCGCCGGCGTGGCGCAGTCCTTCGAGCGCGATCATGGCCGGCTCGTCGACGCCTGGGCGCGCACCAATATCAGCCCGCTCGGCGCCGGTGCGCTGGCGGGTACGACCTTCGCCATCGACCGTGAGGCCGTGGCCGCCTCGCTCGGCTTCGAAGGGCTGGTCGAGAACACGCTCGATGCGGTTGCGACCCGCGATTTCGGCCTGGAGATCCTGGCGGGTCTGTCGCAGATCGCGCTCGGCTGGAGCCGTGTCGCGCAGGATTATCATGTGCTGGTCTCGCATGAGTTCCAGACGGTCGAATTCCCCGACCGCGTGACCGGCACCTCCAGCATCATGCCGCAGAAGAAGAACCCGGTCGTTCTCGAACATCTCAAAGGCAAGGCGGGACATCTGCTCGGGCTCTATGTCTCCTCGGCGACGGCCGTGAAGGGCACGCATTTCACCAACACGATCGACGGCAATCGCGAGGCGATGCGCGGTGTCTGGGAAGCGGGCGAGGAGACCCTGCGCTGCCTCTCGCTGTTCGACCTGATCATCTCCACCGGCCGGCCCAACGCCCCCTTGATGAAGCGGCGGGTGACAGAGGACTTCGCCTCGGCGACCGACCTCGCCGATGTGATGGTTCGCGATGCCGACCTGTCCTTCCGTGAGGCTCATCACGTCGTTGGCGGCGTGGTGCGCGCGGCCATGGACAAAGGGCTCGCAGCCGACGGCATCACCACCGAAATGGTCGACGACGCCGCACGCGAGCAGCTCGGCCGTCCGCTCGGGCTCGATCCCGAGGTCGTGCGCCGCAGCCTAGACCCCGTGGCGAGCGTGGCCGCGCGAACATTGCCGGGCGGACCGGCTCCGGAGGCGGTCGCCCGCTCGGTCGAGACGGCGCAGGTCCGGCTTGAGGCCAACCGGGCCGCGCTCGCGGCAAAGCGGGGCCGCCTGCAGGCGGCACGCGAGACGCTGAAGCACGATTTGCGCGAGCTGGCCGCATGA